The proteins below come from a single uncultured Carboxylicivirga sp. genomic window:
- the cobM gene encoding precorrin-4 C(11)-methyltransferase, producing MKHENIHIITHSNEGEKLAQRLVKEGIHANIHRNSSNIDELWKTADALIFIGALGICVRTIAPLLVDKHTDPAVINMDANGSFVQSVVSGHVGGANQLCSQISNILGAQPVITTVSDTSGLWALDMLPSQYNWKMEITQPLTQIISLFVNRKPTALLLQSRDKGTLVLETEIPDFVTVFTEENDINEDQFDLIIAVTPFIHQFSKPAIFYHPQMISLGVGCQRDIDSELFSVELDRVLEENKISKLSVANIGTIELKADEKALNDYANSLNQSLKVFSDQQLDAVTIPNPSEKVESVTGSSSVAEASAMLLSENNLWLEKVKAKAGDKYFTCAVAINAVNQRKGMVEIVGAGPGDPELVSVRGKRLLQSADLILYAGSLVPKELTYYAKSGCVVKSSAGMDLQTQIDTMKPFYYRGLLVVRLHTGDPCIYGAIQEQMAKMDELKMDYRITPGISSFQAAAAALKSQFTIPEEIQSIILTRGEGRTPMPEKEQLHKLAQSQSTMCIYLSASIAEKVQSELMVHYPAETPVAICYKLTWKDEKIWRTTLENLAQTVNENNLSMTTMIVVGKSIGNRSGESKLYHKQFTHAFRKGKE from the coding sequence ATGAAACACGAAAATATACATATCATAACTCACTCCAATGAAGGCGAAAAGTTAGCCCAACGTTTGGTTAAAGAAGGAATTCATGCAAATATTCATCGCAATAGTTCAAATATCGATGAGCTTTGGAAAACGGCTGATGCTTTGATTTTTATTGGAGCTTTGGGTATTTGCGTTCGCACCATTGCACCTTTGTTGGTTGATAAACACACCGATCCTGCTGTTATTAATATGGATGCCAATGGAAGTTTTGTTCAGTCGGTGGTATCGGGTCATGTGGGTGGTGCCAATCAGCTATGCTCACAAATAAGCAATATTTTGGGAGCTCAGCCCGTCATTACAACGGTTAGCGATACTTCTGGCTTATGGGCTTTAGATATGTTGCCATCTCAATACAATTGGAAGATGGAAATAACTCAGCCATTAACTCAGATTATCTCCCTTTTTGTTAATCGTAAGCCTACTGCTTTGCTGCTTCAATCGCGAGATAAAGGAACCTTGGTACTCGAAACAGAAATACCTGATTTTGTTACTGTTTTTACTGAGGAAAATGATATTAACGAGGATCAGTTTGATTTGATAATTGCGGTTACACCTTTTATTCACCAATTCTCAAAACCAGCAATTTTCTATCATCCTCAGATGATAAGTTTGGGAGTGGGATGTCAGCGCGATATTGATTCAGAACTTTTCTCAGTAGAGTTGGACAGAGTATTGGAAGAGAATAAGATATCAAAACTTTCCGTTGCCAATATTGGAACCATTGAATTAAAGGCTGATGAAAAAGCATTGAATGATTATGCGAACAGTTTAAATCAGTCATTAAAAGTTTTTTCCGACCAGCAATTAGATGCAGTTACTATTCCTAATCCTTCCGAAAAGGTGGAGAGTGTAACTGGTTCATCAAGTGTTGCCGAAGCATCGGCCATGTTGTTATCCGAAAATAATCTTTGGCTTGAAAAGGTGAAAGCAAAGGCTGGAGACAAATATTTTACCTGTGCGGTGGCCATTAATGCTGTCAATCAACGAAAAGGAATGGTTGAGATTGTGGGTGCCGGGCCCGGTGATCCGGAGCTTGTGTCAGTTCGAGGAAAACGCTTGTTGCAATCGGCCGATTTGATTTTGTATGCAGGAAGTCTGGTTCCTAAAGAATTGACATATTATGCCAAATCGGGTTGTGTGGTTAAGAGTTCTGCGGGTATGGATTTGCAAACGCAGATTGATACCATGAAACCTTTCTACTATCGTGGTTTGTTGGTGGTGCGTTTGCACACTGGCGATCCTTGTATCTATGGTGCTATTCAGGAGCAAATGGCTAAGATGGATGAGTTGAAGATGGATTATCGTATAACGCCGGGTATTTCATCGTTTCAGGCAGCTGCAGCAGCACTTAAATCTCAGTTTACCATTCCTGAAGAAATTCAGAGCATAATTTTAACGAGAGGAGAAGGGCGCACTCCAATGCCAGAGAAGGAACAACTGCATAAATTGGCTCAGTCGCAAAGTACCATGTGTATTTACCTGAGTGCTTCAATTGCAGAAAAAGTTCAGAGCGAGCTAATGGTTCATTATCCGGCAGAAACTCCCGTGGCCATTTGTTATAAATTAACCTGGAAGGATGAAAAAATATGGAGAACCACTCTTGAAAATCTGGCACAGACAGTGAATGAAAACAATCTGTCGATGACCACCATGATTGTGGTAGGCAAATCCATTGGTAACCGAAGTGGAGAATCAAAACTATATCACAAACAGTTTACTCATGCCTTTCGAAAAGGTAAGGAATAA
- the cbiD gene encoding cobalt-precorrin-5B (C(1))-methyltransferase CbiD, translating to MKQKAKILIFGGTTEGKKAAWLLDAIGESYIYSTKTNSNHTVKGKQVNGAMNSEDIVRFCTDYEIKMVIDAAHPFATELHQNILLATESMSIETIRFERTFADLSQNKKVRLFDCFEELSTAVCESQFNNILALTGTQTIDKLKAVWQQKNCIFRILPTQLSLDIALRSGIDQDKVIQGSPEKDVASFCKLMLHTKAELVLTKESGESGFFNEKLEAAKELGVPVWVVSKPTFEGYTYTVNSQKALQSLIYQLRRSILKEGTELKHGYTTGSCVTAAAKGAFLTLFDERPPQKVTIQIPKGEMVEFVTYCTLISPTEAVCSVIKNAGDDPDITHGEEVGCRISLQSKAGIQIKGGKGIGKVTLPGLAVPVGEAAINPVPRQMLTNILSYLKGEYEYDGGVLAEPFVTRGEELAEKTFNPRIGVIGGISILGTTGRVEPYSNEAFVASIKKQIQVAKALNCTSIVLTSGLRSENKMKTILPEQPQQAYIHFGNLVGDTLELCEQEGIEIAYIGLMIGKAIKLAEGHLNTHSKKVQFNADFASQLALKAGYSEQIIEQIKEFKLANAITGIIPLTNDEPFYKEVIALCKKHCKTRFKKEIQFYLLP from the coding sequence TTGAAACAAAAAGCTAAAATACTCATATTCGGTGGTACCACCGAAGGGAAAAAAGCGGCATGGTTGCTCGATGCTATTGGTGAATCATATATCTATTCAACCAAAACCAACAGTAATCATACGGTAAAGGGCAAACAGGTTAATGGTGCCATGAATTCGGAAGATATCGTTCGATTTTGTACTGATTATGAGATAAAAATGGTGATTGATGCGGCCCATCCTTTTGCCACCGAATTGCATCAGAACATACTGTTGGCTACTGAATCAATGAGTATCGAAACAATCCGTTTTGAAAGAACTTTTGCTGATTTAAGTCAAAATAAAAAGGTACGATTGTTTGATTGTTTTGAAGAACTAAGTACGGCCGTTTGCGAATCTCAATTCAATAACATTCTGGCGTTGACAGGAACACAAACTATCGATAAGCTAAAAGCAGTTTGGCAACAGAAAAATTGTATCTTTCGAATTTTGCCAACGCAATTGTCTTTAGATATTGCTTTGAGGAGTGGTATCGATCAAGATAAAGTGATTCAGGGATCGCCAGAAAAAGATGTGGCAAGTTTTTGTAAGTTGATGCTACATACCAAAGCCGAATTGGTATTAACCAAAGAAAGTGGAGAATCTGGTTTCTTTAACGAAAAGCTAGAAGCTGCCAAGGAGTTGGGGGTGCCCGTTTGGGTGGTTTCCAAGCCAACTTTTGAAGGTTATACTTATACTGTCAATTCTCAAAAAGCACTACAATCTTTAATCTATCAATTACGACGATCGATACTAAAAGAAGGTACAGAATTAAAGCATGGTTATACTACCGGAAGCTGCGTTACTGCAGCAGCCAAGGGGGCTTTTTTAACCTTGTTCGATGAGCGGCCACCACAGAAAGTAACTATTCAGATACCCAAAGGAGAGATGGTTGAATTTGTTACTTATTGTACCCTGATTTCACCAACAGAAGCTGTTTGTTCTGTAATTAAAAATGCTGGAGATGATCCGGATATAACGCATGGTGAAGAAGTAGGATGCAGAATTAGTTTGCAGTCGAAAGCTGGAATTCAGATTAAAGGAGGTAAAGGAATTGGTAAAGTAACTTTACCGGGTTTGGCTGTTCCGGTTGGTGAAGCGGCCATTAATCCGGTACCCAGACAGATGCTAACTAATATTCTAAGTTATCTGAAGGGTGAGTATGAATATGATGGAGGAGTGCTTGCCGAACCGTTTGTAACCAGGGGAGAAGAACTGGCAGAAAAAACCTTCAATCCCCGAATTGGAGTAATTGGGGGCATTTCTATATTGGGTACAACCGGGCGTGTTGAGCCCTATTCGAATGAAGCTTTTGTCGCTTCTATCAAAAAGCAAATTCAGGTGGCTAAGGCACTTAATTGTACTAGTATTGTTCTAACATCAGGTCTTCGAAGCGAGAATAAAATGAAGACTATACTTCCTGAGCAACCACAACAGGCTTATATTCATTTTGGTAATCTGGTGGGCGATACTCTTGAATTGTGTGAGCAGGAAGGAATTGAAATAGCATATATTGGTTTGATGATTGGCAAAGCTATTAAGCTGGCCGAAGGGCATTTGAATACACACAGTAAAAAGGTTCAGTTCAATGCCGATTTTGCCTCTCAACTGGCTTTAAAAGCTGGCTATTCCGAACAAATAATTGAGCAGATAAAAGAATTTAAATTGGCAAATGCCATCACCGGAATTATTCCTCTTACTAATGATGAACCCTTTTATAAAGAAGTTATTGCTCTTTGTAAAAAGCACTGTAAAACCAGGTTTAAGAAAGAGATACAATTTTATTTATTGCCATAA
- a CDS encoding T9SS type A sorting domain-containing protein: protein MKNFTLTLLIAVFISGSTFAQEGYIKGDFHQHTTFTDGSFNINHVMEKNNAFGLDWWANSEHGGSFNRDGRTSDETTTTYWSEDENVTILGDQTGEAPNYKMWRWQMLRDFSFPEILDARSTYNDRTIIQGYEMNVPGHEHGSVAILGEQFNNDPNVNALAQFEYMFDNNDGDQTGGAAQGWVKSSLSGHEKTLEALTWLQANHRKSSYLIPAHPERKKLYSIADFRDMNTTAPDVCFGFESMPGHQKNDNRGGYKTTADGGGTYGGTGVYAAKIGGLWDAMLSEGRNWWLFASSDFHSEGDDFYPGEYQKTYTYLKDKSDAKAIINGLRSGNSWIVTGDLIDELNFTVSDARSGATMGQTLKTLDQNVTITIIVNDPDGTNFNTYTAYNSPELDHIDLVAGVVSDKLNPSDENYNTPEVSTTQVIARFDANGGVIDGNGLTSIAWEDLGNGRKKITYQLAISSNMYFRLRGTNKGLNEANETDANGNPLLDFESSLNGAEEAFDDLWFYSNPVFVKQIAQSGYLKGDFHQHTTFTDGSFNIDHVMAKNNEFGLDWWANSEHGGAFNRDGRTSDENNTYYWTEDASVVLKGNQTGNDPYYSMWRWQMIQDYSFPEILDARNTYGDKVIVQGYEMNVPGHEHGSVAILGEQFSQTPNVNALSQFEFMFDNSDGDQTGGANMGWTKSSASGHAKTLEAISWLQSNHQHDSYLVPAHPERKSKYTVADFRDMNNAGPDVCFGFESMSGHQKSGNRGGYSTTADGGGTYGGTGIYAAKVGGLWDALLSEGRGWWLFASSDFHNEGGDFYPGEYQKTYTYVEDRTSAQSIINGLRSGNSWIVTGDLIDELLFTVKDDASSAEMGQTLNTTDETINVSIVVNDPEGFNNNVYTAYNAPELDHIDLIAGVVSGKIDPSSEDYNTAEVATTHVIARFDAVGGITDGNGITSIAWTDLGNGRKQIDYTLDVDGDMYLRLRGSNKGLDEENEMDENGNPILDFESSMDGAEEAFDDLWFYSNPVFIATTPTAIDKDPIRTSAITIAPNPTNGFINIANMNDDFKTITIYNMSGAVVKTISTNNNTCSIDLSNLSKGIYFVMINETTGKTTQKIIRQ, encoded by the coding sequence ATGAAAAACTTTACTTTAACTCTGCTGATTGCAGTTTTTATTTCCGGAAGTACATTTGCCCAGGAAGGCTATATTAAGGGCGACTTCCATCAACACACTACTTTTACCGATGGATCATTTAACATCAATCATGTAATGGAAAAAAACAATGCTTTTGGCCTTGATTGGTGGGCTAATAGCGAACATGGTGGCTCCTTTAACCGTGACGGTCGTACTTCTGACGAAACAACAACTACTTATTGGAGCGAAGATGAAAACGTAACTATCTTGGGTGATCAAACAGGCGAAGCACCTAATTACAAAATGTGGCGCTGGCAAATGCTACGCGACTTTTCTTTTCCCGAAATTTTAGATGCACGCTCTACTTACAACGATCGTACTATTATTCAGGGATACGAAATGAATGTTCCAGGACACGAGCATGGTAGTGTGGCCATTTTAGGAGAGCAATTCAACAATGATCCGAATGTTAACGCGTTAGCTCAATTCGAATATATGTTTGATAATAACGATGGTGATCAAACAGGAGGTGCTGCCCAAGGCTGGGTTAAAAGTTCTCTATCGGGGCATGAAAAGACTTTGGAAGCTCTAACATGGTTACAAGCCAATCATCGTAAATCCAGCTACCTGATACCAGCTCACCCCGAAAGAAAGAAGCTCTATTCTATTGCCGATTTTCGCGATATGAACACTACAGCACCCGATGTTTGTTTCGGTTTTGAAAGCATGCCTGGTCATCAAAAAAATGATAACAGAGGTGGATATAAAACAACAGCTGATGGCGGAGGAACCTATGGCGGAACAGGTGTATACGCAGCTAAAATTGGTGGTTTATGGGATGCTATGTTAAGTGAAGGTCGCAACTGGTGGTTATTTGCCAGTTCTGATTTTCATAGTGAGGGTGATGATTTTTATCCCGGAGAATACCAAAAAACCTACACTTACTTAAAAGATAAATCGGATGCCAAAGCAATTATTAACGGTTTACGTTCTGGTAATTCCTGGATTGTTACCGGTGATTTAATCGACGAACTGAACTTTACTGTATCCGACGCCCGCAGTGGTGCCACAATGGGCCAAACATTAAAAACACTCGATCAAAACGTAACCATTACCATCATAGTAAATGATCCTGATGGAACCAATTTCAACACATACACAGCGTATAATTCACCTGAACTTGATCACATAGATTTAGTTGCCGGCGTTGTAAGTGATAAATTGAACCCTTCTGATGAAAATTACAATACTCCCGAAGTAAGCACCACTCAGGTTATAGCGCGTTTCGATGCTAATGGTGGCGTTATCGATGGAAATGGTTTAACCAGTATTGCCTGGGAAGATTTAGGCAATGGTCGTAAAAAAATAACATACCAATTAGCCATTAGCAGCAATATGTATTTCCGCTTACGTGGAACCAATAAAGGCTTGAACGAAGCTAACGAAACCGATGCCAATGGTAATCCCTTACTCGATTTTGAATCAAGTCTTAATGGAGCCGAAGAAGCCTTTGACGATTTATGGTTTTACTCAAATCCTGTTTTTGTGAAACAAATAGCGCAATCGGGTTATCTAAAAGGTGATTTTCACCAGCATACTACTTTTACCGACGGATCGTTTAACATCGATCATGTAATGGCTAAAAACAATGAATTTGGATTAGATTGGTGGGCAAACAGTGAGCATGGAGGAGCTTTCAACCGCGATGGACGCACATCAGACGAAAATAATACCTACTATTGGACAGAAGATGCAAGCGTTGTATTAAAAGGAAACCAAACGGGTAACGATCCTTATTATAGCATGTGGCGCTGGCAAATGATTCAGGATTATTCCTTCCCTGAAATTTTAGATGCTCGTAATACCTATGGCGATAAAGTAATTGTTCAAGGGTACGAAATGAACGTTCCGGGACACGAACATGGTAGTGTGGCAATACTTGGAGAACAATTTAGCCAAACCCCTAATGTGAATGCATTATCACAATTCGAATTTATGTTTGATAACAGTGATGGAGACCAAACCGGAGGTGCAAATATGGGTTGGACCAAAAGCTCAGCTTCGGGACATGCAAAAACACTGGAAGCCATCAGCTGGTTACAATCCAATCATCAACACGATAGTTACCTGGTACCTGCTCACCCCGAGCGTAAAAGCAAATACACTGTTGCTGATTTCCGCGATATGAATAATGCAGGTCCTGATGTATGCTTTGGTTTTGAAAGCATGTCGGGTCATCAAAAATCAGGTAACAGAGGTGGATATAGCACTACTGCTGATGGAGGTGGCACATATGGAGGTACTGGAATTTATGCCGCTAAAGTAGGTGGATTGTGGGATGCTCTTCTATCAGAAGGTAGAGGATGGTGGTTATTTGCCAGCTCTGATTTTCATAACGAAGGCGGTGACTTTTATCCGGGTGAATACCAAAAAACATACACGTATGTAGAAGACCGTACCAGCGCTCAATCTATTATCAATGGTTTACGCTCAGGTAACTCGTGGATAGTTACCGGCGATTTAATCGACGAATTGTTATTCACCGTTAAGGATGATGCATCATCGGCTGAAATGGGGCAAACACTAAATACAACCGACGAAACGATAAATGTTTCCATCGTTGTAAATGATCCTGAAGGATTCAACAATAACGTATATACAGCTTACAATGCTCCTGAATTAGATCATATCGACCTAATCGCCGGTGTAGTAAGTGGAAAAATTGATCCTTCGAGCGAAGATTACAATACTGCCGAAGTTGCAACAACTCATGTTATCGCACGCTTTGATGCAGTGGGTGGAATTACAGATGGTAATGGCATTACCAGCATTGCCTGGACTGATTTAGGTAACGGACGTAAACAAATTGATTATACTTTAGATGTTGATGGCGATATGTATCTTCGTTTACGTGGATCGAACAAAGGACTGGATGAAGAAAACGAAATGGACGAAAACGGCAATCCTATCCTTGATTTTGAATCGAGCATGGATGGTGCCGAAGAAGCTTTTGACGATTTATGGTTCTATTCAAACCCTGTGTTTATTGCCACAACACCAACAGCTATCGATAAAGATCCAATTAGAACATCGGCAATAACCATTGCACCCAATCCAACCAATGGTTTTATAAACATTGCTAATATGAATGATGACTTTAAAACCATCACTATTTACAACATGAGCGGTGCAGTTGTTAAAACCATTAGCACAAACAACAACACTTGTAGTATTGATTTATCGAATCTTTCAAAAGGAATTTATTTTGTAATGATAAACGAAACAACTGGTAAGACAACTCAAAAAATTATTAGACAATAA
- a CDS encoding type II CAAX endopeptidase family protein, with protein MKRKLPVWLGATLIIVLTVIVLILSGIIAMPFSNKELGDAIGGMVAALCLFGLVYWFRVKLHKADFAQVGMTFNLRDIGIGAIIALVMMSLGFLLLFLFDQIEISTVNWSAGSFLLAFLSYVFVGFYEEIVFRGYIQTSISESLNPFWGLFISSVLFALLHGLNPDLTLVAISNIFLAGFFIGRLYQLSKSLWAAIGFHTVWNFTQGPVYGFAVSGNDGYSLLKQQTLGPDYLTGGMFGFEGSAMCTVFFLVVIVISYHKMFSIK; from the coding sequence ATGAAAAGAAAATTGCCCGTATGGTTGGGAGCTACACTAATAATAGTTCTAACAGTAATTGTATTAATACTATCTGGAATTATAGCAATGCCATTTTCAAATAAAGAACTTGGTGATGCAATTGGAGGTATGGTTGCAGCGTTGTGCTTATTTGGCTTAGTATATTGGTTTAGAGTAAAGCTGCATAAAGCAGATTTTGCCCAAGTAGGAATGACTTTTAACCTGAGAGATATTGGGATAGGCGCTATTATTGCACTGGTTATGATGAGCCTGGGTTTTCTATTATTATTCCTTTTTGATCAGATAGAAATCTCCACTGTTAACTGGAGTGCAGGAAGCTTCTTATTGGCTTTTTTAAGTTATGTATTTGTTGGTTTTTACGAAGAAATTGTATTTAGGGGATATATTCAAACATCTATAAGCGAATCGTTAAATCCTTTTTGGGGATTATTCATTAGCTCGGTATTGTTTGCTTTGTTACATGGATTAAATCCCGATTTAACTTTGGTGGCCATTTCAAATATCTTTTTAGCTGGTTTCTTTATTGGACGATTATATCAATTGTCAAAAAGCTTGTGGGCAGCCATTGGTTTTCATACTGTTTGGAACTTCACTCAAGGACCAGTATATGGATTTGCGGTAAGTGGCAATGATGGATATTCTCTACTAAAACAGCAAACATTGGGGCCTGACTATTTAACCGGTGGGATGTTCGGTTTTGAAGGATCGGCTATGTGTACTGTATTTTTTCTGGTAGTAATCGTTATTTCGTATCACAAGATGTTTAGCATTAAATAA
- a CDS encoding glycoside hydrolase family 97 protein has protein sequence MIKQLFYLLFTLVLVLSSCTDKHNSIHSPDGNLQVFVNVNEAGQATYSVIFNGEKLITDAALGLQMNGIDLSSGVRIKDLTISSFNENWKPVWGQYSEIENNYNQGVLSLQKDDQQIDVTFRVYNDGLGFRYTIYGEGEATINSEETQFNMVSDNKTWWIAPCWDNDEYTYQTTKLSEVSEELRNQSATSAHANHFACSTGFNTPVTMKTPAGNYLSIHEAAIVNYPGSSLCLDPQTLKIGMVAAGKKGEIAKVNLPFSTPWRTITVGKKAGDLIESSLILNLNEPNKLEDISYIKPMKYVGIWWEMHVKKSTWEMEGSPNHGANTANVKRYIDFAAENGFGGVLVEGWNKGWNGWVNFNYTQPYADFDMEELSAYADSKGVGIIGHHETGAQVANYERQLEDAYQYYQDNGIHAVKTGYVGKIENHYHYDQWMVNHYNHTVELASKHQIAVNIHEPIKPSGLNRTYPNLLSGEGMRGQEFNAWSDGNALNHDAILPFTRNLAGPMDYTPGIFDLQLLNSVNKDYKKLKTDEERKNYPFKHRVKTTLAHQLALYVVFYSPIQMAADLPENYEGVDALQFIKDVPVDWADTKVLNAEIGEFCTIARKDKHSDNWFIGGVTNGDERQESLKLDFLDEGATYECTLYADDANADWDLNPALYTITTKDVKKGDTLDTRLAPGGGFALSLIKK, from the coding sequence ATGATAAAACAACTTTTTTATTTACTATTTACGCTTGTTTTGGTACTCTCATCATGTACTGATAAGCATAACAGCATTCACTCGCCGGATGGTAATCTGCAAGTATTTGTGAATGTCAACGAGGCAGGTCAAGCAACCTACTCAGTAATTTTTAACGGAGAAAAATTGATTACTGATGCCGCACTTGGACTACAAATGAATGGTATTGATTTAAGCTCCGGAGTAAGGATTAAAGATTTAACCATTAGCTCTTTTAATGAAAACTGGAAACCAGTTTGGGGACAATATTCCGAAATTGAAAATAATTACAATCAAGGAGTTTTAAGTCTTCAAAAAGATGATCAACAAATTGATGTTACTTTCAGAGTATACAATGATGGTTTAGGATTTCGCTACACTATATATGGCGAAGGAGAGGCAACCATCAACAGTGAAGAAACCCAATTTAACATGGTATCCGACAATAAAACCTGGTGGATTGCTCCTTGTTGGGATAATGACGAATATACTTACCAAACAACCAAGTTGAGTGAAGTAAGCGAAGAGTTGCGTAACCAATCTGCTACATCAGCTCATGCCAATCATTTTGCATGTTCAACCGGCTTTAATACACCAGTAACCATGAAAACTCCTGCAGGTAACTATTTGAGTATTCATGAAGCAGCAATTGTTAACTATCCGGGATCATCGTTATGTCTCGATCCTCAAACTTTAAAAATTGGCATGGTTGCAGCCGGTAAAAAAGGTGAGATAGCTAAAGTTAATTTACCTTTCAGTACACCGTGGCGTACCATTACAGTAGGTAAAAAAGCAGGCGATTTAATTGAATCATCGTTGATTTTAAACCTCAACGAACCCAATAAACTGGAAGATATCAGCTACATAAAACCCATGAAATACGTTGGTATCTGGTGGGAGATGCATGTTAAAAAATCAACCTGGGAAATGGAAGGGAGCCCTAACCATGGAGCCAACACGGCTAACGTAAAACGCTACATCGACTTCGCTGCTGAAAACGGTTTTGGAGGTGTACTGGTTGAAGGATGGAACAAGGGATGGAACGGTTGGGTGAATTTTAATTACACACAACCCTATGCCGATTTTGACATGGAAGAATTGAGTGCATACGCAGATTCAAAAGGTGTAGGTATAATTGGTCACCACGAAACAGGAGCCCAGGTAGCCAACTACGAACGACAATTGGAAGACGCCTATCAGTATTATCAGGATAATGGTATCCATGCTGTTAAAACAGGCTATGTTGGTAAAATCGAAAACCATTACCACTACGATCAGTGGATGGTGAATCATTACAATCATACGGTTGAACTAGCTTCTAAACATCAGATAGCTGTTAATATTCACGAACCAATTAAACCTAGTGGTCTGAACCGCACCTACCCTAATCTGTTGAGTGGTGAAGGAATGCGTGGTCAGGAGTTTAATGCCTGGAGTGATGGTAATGCTTTGAACCATGATGCCATATTACCTTTCACGCGCAACTTAGCCGGACCAATGGATTATACTCCAGGTATATTTGATTTGCAATTGCTTAATTCTGTAAACAAGGATTATAAAAAGCTGAAGACTGATGAGGAACGTAAAAACTACCCGTTCAAACATAGAGTAAAAACAACGCTGGCACATCAACTGGCCTTATATGTTGTTTTCTACAGTCCTATACAAATGGCGGCAGATTTACCAGAGAACTATGAAGGTGTTGATGCCTTACAATTTATAAAAGATGTTCCGGTTGATTGGGCCGATACCAAAGTACTGAATGCCGAAATTGGTGAATTCTGTACCATTGCACGCAAAGACAAACACTCTGATAATTGGTTTATTGGTGGTGTAACCAATGGTGATGAAAGACAAGAATCGTTAAAACTGGATTTTCTGGACGAAGGAGCTACCTACGAGTGTACCCTTTATGCCGATGACGCCAATGCAGATTGGGATCTGAATCCAGCACTTTATACCATCACAACAAAAGACGTTAAAAAAGGAGACACCCTTGATACAAGGTTAGCTCCGGGCGGAGGCTTTGCCCTTTCGCTTATTAAAAAGTAA